One window of Scheffersomyces stipitis CBS 6054 chromosome 1, whole genome shotgun sequence genomic DNA carries:
- a CDS encoding predicted protein yields the protein MAIFRSKSAANKTPQLKISAKDEEHYKMHSVNVHDPILTAVNEAQPFEQAAARDYSNRRPSYLSQDSNDLKDIFGNNIKQSDMSNPTRARNERPLDTIRGFEYAITGEVSYRDQLESQRLGWGFHEDFPHYNLQADTDGAGTSARPVINFNNVEQPVYQAGNYSATSLKPEGKKKKKGGLFSRKK from the coding sequence ATGGCTATCTTCAGATCAAAGTCAGCAGCAAACAAAACTCCCCAGCTCAAAATCTCTGCCAAAGATGAGGAGCACTACAAGATGCACTCGGTCAACGTCCACGACCCCATTCTTACGGCTGTCAACGAAGCTCAGCCTTTTGAACAGGCTGCAGCCAGAGACTacagcaacagaagacCTTCGTACTTGTCACAGGACTCAAACGATTTGAAGGATATCTTTGGTAACAATATCAAGCAGTCCGACATGTCGAACCCTACTCGTGCCAGAAACGAAAGACCCTTGGACACCATCAGAGGATTTGAATATGCTATCACTGGTGAAGTCAGCTACCGTGACCAGTTAGAGTCGCAACGTTTGGGCTGGGGCTTCCACGAAGATTTTCCTCACTACAACCTACAGGCAGACACGGATGGTGCTGGCACCAGCGCTAGACCGgtgatcaacttcaacaacgtcGAACAACCGGTTTACCAGGCTGGAAACTATAGTGCTACCAGTTTGAAGccagaaggaaagaaaaagaagaagggtGGATTGTTTAGTAGAAAAAAGTGA